One window of the Anaeromyxobacter dehalogenans 2CP-C genome contains the following:
- a CDS encoding DMT family transporter: MADLALLVLTLLWGTTFALVKEALEIASPGVFLTARFGLAAVALLAAWALRPRAPLGDGFWRHGILLGLTMLVGFVLQTVALRHTTPARSGFITGLNVLVVPVVARWFLGRRVRPAFWVGVAFALAGLVMLTRPFTPGAVTEEVRFGDLLTLFCAVAYGLQVTFTSEWAPRHPLAPFVAVQVLVTLAGALVLAPLEGPRFDPAGAGHFALVVAFTGLVMTALAFFVMNWGQRHTTAVRAALIFSLEPAAAAVFSWLYYGEPLGPLDWAGGALMVLGVVAGEVGGVLEARAPRRARGERASTGPG, translated from the coding sequence GTGGCCGACCTCGCCCTGCTCGTCCTCACGCTGCTGTGGGGGACCACCTTCGCGCTGGTGAAGGAGGCGCTCGAGATCGCCTCGCCGGGCGTGTTCCTGACCGCCCGCTTCGGCCTGGCCGCGGTGGCGCTGCTCGCCGCCTGGGCGCTCCGGCCGCGCGCGCCGCTCGGCGACGGGTTCTGGCGCCACGGGATCCTGCTCGGCCTGACCATGCTGGTCGGGTTCGTGCTGCAGACGGTGGCGCTCCGGCACACCACGCCCGCGCGCTCCGGGTTCATCACCGGCCTGAACGTGCTGGTGGTGCCGGTGGTGGCCCGCTGGTTCCTGGGACGCCGGGTGCGCCCCGCCTTCTGGGTGGGCGTCGCGTTCGCGCTGGCCGGGCTGGTGATGCTCACCCGGCCGTTCACGCCGGGCGCGGTCACGGAGGAGGTCCGCTTCGGCGACCTGCTCACGCTGTTCTGCGCCGTCGCCTACGGGCTCCAGGTGACGTTCACCTCCGAGTGGGCGCCGCGCCACCCGCTCGCGCCGTTCGTGGCGGTGCAGGTGCTGGTCACGCTGGCGGGGGCGCTCGTGCTCGCGCCGCTGGAGGGGCCGCGCTTCGATCCGGCCGGGGCCGGCCACTTCGCGCTGGTGGTTGCGTTCACCGGCCTCGTCATGACCGCGCTCGCGTTCTTCGTCATGAACTGGGGCCAGCGCCACACCACCGCCGTGCGGGCCGCGCTCATCTTCTCGCTCGAGCCCGCCGCCGCGGCGGTGTTCAGCTGGCTCTACTACGGCGAGCCGCTCGGGCCGCTCGACTGGGCCGGCGGCGCGCTCATGGTGCTCGGCGTGGTGGCCGGCGAGGTGGGCGGGGTGCTGGAGGCCCGCGCCCCTCGGCGGGCCCGGGGCGAGCGCGCCTCGACCGGCCCGGGCTGA
- a CDS encoding murein transglycosylase A, with translation MRRTLLPHAPVAALALVLASALTACRHAPPPAPARTADEALREVPPSELPAFADDLDYAGLEDAIGRSETWLARLAASDPGRTFAYGRERVPLERVRATLARFRAIVAARPPPAALRETLRREFRAFRSTGDGRGTVLFTGYYLPELRGALARGGPYQVPLHRAPDDLVVVRARDFPQVAEDVIGRVEQGRLVPYPTRADIARGALDGKGAELCFVDSALDAFFLEIQGSGVVRLPDGTARVVTYAGKNGQRYAAVGAELVRRGALRREEVSMQSIRAWLLAHPEEQAAVLATNPSYVFFRFADDAIGALGVPVTPDRTIAADAKVFPKGGLAFLETERPVDASSAVMRPFSRFVLDQDAGGAIRTSGRVDLYLGSGPYAANAAGRMKQPGRLWYLLLR, from the coding sequence ATGCGACGCACGCTCCTCCCGCACGCGCCCGTCGCGGCGCTCGCCCTGGTGCTCGCCTCGGCGCTCACCGCCTGCCGCCACGCGCCCCCGCCCGCGCCGGCCCGCACCGCCGACGAGGCGCTGCGCGAGGTGCCGCCGTCCGAGCTCCCGGCGTTCGCCGACGACCTCGACTACGCCGGCCTCGAGGACGCCATCGGCCGCAGCGAGACCTGGCTGGCGCGGCTCGCCGCCTCGGATCCGGGCCGGACGTTCGCGTACGGGAGGGAGCGCGTGCCGCTCGAGCGCGTGCGCGCGACGCTGGCGCGCTTCCGCGCCATCGTGGCGGCGCGGCCGCCGCCCGCGGCGCTGCGCGAGACGCTCCGCCGCGAGTTCCGCGCCTTCCGCTCGACCGGCGACGGGCGCGGGACGGTGCTGTTCACCGGCTACTACCTGCCGGAGCTGCGCGGCGCGCTCGCCCGCGGCGGCCCGTACCAGGTGCCGCTCCACCGCGCGCCGGACGACCTCGTGGTGGTGCGCGCGCGCGACTTCCCGCAGGTCGCGGAGGACGTGATCGGCCGCGTGGAGCAGGGCCGGCTCGTCCCGTACCCGACGCGCGCCGACATCGCGCGGGGCGCGCTCGACGGCAAGGGCGCGGAGCTCTGCTTCGTGGACTCGGCGCTGGACGCGTTCTTCCTCGAGATCCAGGGGAGCGGGGTGGTGCGCCTCCCCGACGGCACCGCGCGCGTGGTCACCTACGCCGGCAAGAACGGCCAGCGCTACGCCGCGGTGGGCGCGGAGCTGGTCCGGCGCGGCGCGCTCCGGCGCGAGGAGGTGTCGATGCAGTCGATCCGCGCCTGGCTGCTCGCGCACCCGGAGGAGCAGGCGGCGGTGCTCGCCACGAACCCGTCCTACGTCTTCTTCCGGTTCGCCGACGACGCGATCGGCGCGCTGGGCGTCCCGGTCACCCCGGATCGCACCATCGCCGCCGACGCGAAGGTCTTCCCGAAGGGCGGCCTGGCGTTCCTCGAGACCGAGCGCCCGGTGGACGCGAGCTCGGCCGTCATGCGCCCGTTCTCGCGCTTCGTGCTCGACCAGGACGCGGGCGGCGCGATCCGCACCTCGGGGCGCGTGGACCTGTACCTGGGCAGCGGCCCCTACGCCGCGAACGCCGCCGGCCGCATGAAGCAGCCGGGGCGGCTCTGGTACCTGCTGCTCAGGTAG
- the uraA gene encoding uracil permease — MKRTVDVGERLPLLQSIPLSLQHLFAMFGATVLVPFLVGLDTSVTLFTSGVGTLVYIFITKGKIPAYLGSSFAFIAALSAILGVAPGQAAPAERVAVAMGGCVAVGVCYLVVAALIGKFGTGWIDRLLPPVVIGSVVMVIGLGLARVAVVNMAMNGGGPTYRPEFFAVALASLAIAILAAVFLKGFLGVIPVLIGIVGGYVVALLAGQVDLSGVAAARPLAVPPFVLPKFTWAAIITLAPISLVVITEHIGHLIVTNNVVGRDFVKDPGLHRSLAGDGVATVISGALGGPPNTTYGENIGVMAITRVFSVWVIGGAAVLAVLMSFLPPVGALIRSIPTQVMGGICILLFGIIASAGIRMLVEAGIDFSQKRNLIIASVVLVIGVGGAEMHFGSVKIDAMPLATYVGILLNLVLPRGMEGTAANGAVSEAPDV; from the coding sequence ATGAAGAGGACCGTGGACGTCGGGGAGCGGCTGCCGCTGCTCCAGAGCATTCCCCTGTCGCTGCAGCACCTGTTCGCCATGTTCGGCGCCACCGTGCTGGTGCCGTTCCTGGTCGGGCTCGACACCTCGGTGACCCTGTTCACCAGCGGTGTCGGCACGCTCGTCTACATCTTCATCACCAAGGGGAAGATCCCGGCCTACCTCGGCTCCTCCTTCGCGTTCATCGCCGCGCTCTCCGCCATCCTCGGGGTGGCGCCGGGCCAGGCCGCGCCCGCGGAGCGGGTGGCGGTGGCCATGGGCGGCTGCGTGGCGGTGGGCGTCTGCTACCTGGTGGTGGCGGCGCTCATCGGCAAGTTCGGCACCGGCTGGATCGACCGGCTGCTCCCGCCGGTGGTGATCGGCTCGGTGGTGATGGTCATCGGCCTCGGCCTCGCGCGCGTGGCGGTGGTCAACATGGCCATGAACGGCGGCGGCCCGACCTACCGGCCGGAGTTCTTCGCGGTCGCGCTCGCCTCGCTCGCCATCGCCATCCTGGCGGCGGTGTTCCTGAAGGGCTTCCTGGGCGTCATCCCGGTGCTCATCGGGATCGTGGGCGGCTACGTGGTCGCGCTGCTCGCGGGCCAGGTGGACCTCTCCGGCGTCGCCGCGGCGAGGCCGCTGGCGGTGCCGCCGTTCGTGCTCCCGAAGTTCACCTGGGCGGCCATCATCACGCTCGCGCCCATCTCGCTCGTGGTCATCACCGAGCACATCGGCCACCTCATCGTCACGAACAACGTGGTGGGCCGGGACTTCGTGAAGGACCCGGGCCTGCACCGCTCGCTCGCCGGCGACGGCGTCGCGACGGTGATCTCCGGCGCGCTGGGCGGCCCGCCCAACACCACCTACGGCGAGAACATCGGCGTCATGGCCATCACCCGCGTCTTCTCGGTGTGGGTGATCGGCGGCGCGGCGGTGCTCGCGGTCCTCATGTCGTTCCTCCCGCCGGTGGGCGCGCTCATCCGCTCGATCCCGACGCAGGTGATGGGCGGCATCTGCATCCTGCTGTTCGGGATCATCGCCTCCGCCGGCATCCGCATGCTGGTCGAGGCGGGCATCGACTTCTCGCAGAAGCGGAACCTGATCATCGCCTCGGTGGTGCTGGTCATCGGCGTCGGCGGCGCCGAGATGCACTTCGGCTCGGTGAAGATCGACGCCATGCCGCTCGCCACCTACGTCGGCATCCTGCTCAACCTGGTGCTGCCGCGCGGCATGGAGGGCACCGCCGCGAACGGGGCCGTCTCCGAGGCGCCCGACGTCTAG
- a CDS encoding MBL fold metallo-hydrolase, translating into MRRPPIELHRGELRITGSSLHLDATRRVECAFVSHAHGDHIGRHDRTIATAPTLALMRHRLGEGKRRRTEHLPASYRAPFGLGELTLELFPAGHVLGSAQVRVTRNGVSLGYSGDLCTEPTHAAERAEVMGCDVLVIESTFGHPRYVFPPKDETLAAVRRFVDDALADGVTPVLLGYALGKAQEILKYLSDLGYACRAHPVVQAVNKVYEAHGVALPNVRPLGPEGAGIDEVVVCPPHLARSPAMRGLRRRRTAILTGWAIDGGRFFRGVDAAFPLSDHADFPSLVRYARATGAGRVFTVHGHEDALAAALRKEGIRAEPLREHMQLELI; encoded by the coding sequence ATGAGGCGCCCGCCGATCGAGCTCCACCGGGGCGAGCTGAGGATCACCGGCTCGTCCCTCCACCTCGACGCCACCCGGCGGGTCGAGTGCGCGTTCGTGTCGCACGCGCACGGCGATCACATCGGGCGCCACGACCGGACCATCGCCACGGCCCCGACGCTGGCGCTCATGCGCCACCGCCTGGGCGAGGGGAAGCGCCGGCGGACCGAGCACCTGCCCGCGTCCTACCGCGCGCCGTTCGGCCTGGGCGAGCTGACGCTGGAGCTGTTCCCCGCCGGCCACGTGCTCGGCTCGGCCCAGGTGCGGGTGACGCGCAACGGCGTCTCGCTGGGCTACTCGGGCGACCTCTGCACCGAGCCGACCCACGCCGCCGAGCGCGCCGAGGTGATGGGCTGCGACGTGCTCGTGATCGAGTCCACCTTCGGCCACCCGCGCTACGTGTTCCCGCCCAAGGACGAGACGCTCGCGGCGGTGCGCCGCTTCGTGGACGACGCGCTCGCCGACGGCGTCACGCCGGTGCTGCTCGGCTACGCGCTCGGCAAGGCGCAGGAGATCCTGAAGTACCTCTCCGACCTCGGCTACGCCTGCCGCGCCCACCCGGTGGTCCAGGCGGTGAACAAGGTCTACGAGGCGCACGGGGTGGCGCTGCCCAACGTGCGGCCGCTCGGGCCGGAGGGCGCCGGGATCGACGAGGTGGTGGTGTGCCCGCCGCACCTCGCCCGCAGCCCGGCCATGCGCGGCCTCCGCAGGCGCCGCACCGCCATCCTCACCGGCTGGGCCATCGACGGCGGCCGCTTCTTCCGCGGGGTGGACGCGGCGTTCCCGCTGTCCGACCACGCCGACTTCCCCTCGCTGGTGCGCTACGCCAGGGCCACCGGCGCCGGCCGCGTGTTCACGGTCCACGGCCACGAGGACGCGCTCGCCGCCGCGCTCCGCAAGGAGGGGATCCGCGCCGAGCCCCTGCGCGAGCACATGCAGCTCGAGCTGATTTGA
- a CDS encoding RluA family pseudouridine synthase — MIQLTVSADAAGQRLDKLVRKALRDVPLSHVYKMFRTRKVRVNGARGKADQVVAEGDVVVIRGDEERLLAKAAPAAPGGAPRVTFGVLHEDADLLAVDKPAGLAAHPGTGIEGATLVEMARGYLKTPDDLPPTEFKPSPAHRLDRDTSGVVLVAKHRKAMVRLGETFTTGEGVHKTYLALVKGKMPREAGTIDLPLSEHEQTSKSKAMRGVNFQEALTRWKVVSAAKEISLLAVTIETGRTHQIRRHLEAVGHPVAGDRRYGDFAFNRTARTRWGLRRMGLHAWRLEVPHPLTGAPLRLEAPFPAELAEVLSRANLKLPASPTGAHAPGARREGPHRER; from the coding sequence GTGATCCAGCTCACCGTCTCGGCCGACGCGGCCGGCCAGCGCCTCGACAAGCTCGTGCGCAAGGCGCTGCGCGACGTCCCGCTCAGCCACGTCTACAAGATGTTCCGCACGCGCAAGGTGCGGGTGAACGGCGCGCGCGGCAAGGCCGACCAGGTCGTCGCCGAGGGCGACGTGGTGGTGATCCGCGGCGACGAGGAGCGGCTGCTCGCGAAGGCGGCGCCGGCCGCGCCGGGCGGCGCGCCGCGGGTGACGTTCGGCGTGCTGCACGAGGACGCCGACCTGCTCGCGGTGGACAAGCCGGCCGGCCTGGCCGCGCACCCCGGCACCGGGATCGAGGGCGCGACGCTGGTGGAGATGGCGCGCGGCTACCTGAAGACGCCGGACGACCTCCCGCCCACCGAGTTCAAGCCGTCGCCGGCGCACCGGCTCGACCGCGACACCTCGGGCGTGGTGCTGGTCGCGAAGCACCGGAAGGCGATGGTGCGGCTCGGCGAGACCTTCACCACCGGCGAAGGCGTCCACAAGACCTACCTCGCGCTCGTGAAGGGGAAGATGCCGCGCGAGGCGGGCACCATCGACCTGCCGCTCTCCGAGCACGAGCAGACGTCGAAGTCGAAGGCCATGCGCGGCGTGAACTTCCAGGAGGCGCTGACGCGCTGGAAGGTGGTCTCGGCCGCGAAGGAGATCTCGCTCCTCGCGGTCACCATCGAGACCGGCCGCACGCACCAGATCCGCCGCCACCTCGAGGCGGTGGGCCACCCGGTGGCGGGCGACCGGCGCTACGGCGACTTCGCCTTCAACCGCACCGCGCGCACGCGCTGGGGGCTGCGCCGCATGGGCCTGCACGCGTGGCGGCTGGAGGTCCCACATCCGCTCACCGGCGCGCCGCTCCGGCTCGAGGCGCCGTTCCCGGCGGAGCTCGCGGAGGTGCTCTCCCGCGCGAACCTGAAGCTCCCCGCGTCGCCCACCGGCGCACACGCGCCCGGCGCGCGCCGCGAGGGACCGCACCGCGAGCGTTGA
- a CDS encoding penicillin-binding protein 1A, translating into MSEPGEPHKPPEEPSSRVVLDGLPPERPLRRRLLRWGLFAGIAAVNAAVVAAVVGWFVFSRGLPDVPTLEQYRPPIITEMISADGQIAGEFFVERRKVVPYARIPKRVIQAFIASEDKNFFEHGGIDLLGTLRAAVKTYVLRSRIQGASTLTQQTAKALLISAEGFERGTERSLRRKIRELILARRLEARFTKEQILWIYLNGVYLGHHSYGVQSAAENYYRKNVEDLTLEEAALIAGLPQAPSRYSPFSRPEAAAERRRYVLRRMAEEGMITEAERRSAEKAEVKVFGVDDVFRETAPFYVETVRRQVVDRYGNERLLHDGLRVEMAMDLEKQRAAQAAVLKGLVEVDQRQGYTGPVAKVAGAERTALAARLAKAWPKGTLRPGDHCVGIVDRVDDKAGVVEVEVGETRGVLPISGMRWARRPNPVVSYADALLSRPSSALHAGDVVVLKRVERAELQKKEAQLGVGRPKDVPEAPVLFSLQQDPTLQGALVAVDPGTAYVTAMVGGYDFEASEFNRAFQACRQPGSAFKPVVYSAAVEKLDYTPATILTDAPIVFRDDESSWKPQNYGEDFKGDVTLRTALVNSMNIPAVKTAEALNAKLGPAGLGDWAKTLGITTPVKQELGSALGSSCVTPWELTNVYALFARYGEKRPSTFVKRVLDRDGRVLEDHADYRDPWVGLDERLAGAVAEVTRPREQVMDPRSAYILVRLMREVATVGTGARAAALGKPAAGKTGTTNDSFDTWFMGFTRDLATGVWLGYDVNVTPLGRYETGGHAALPIWLDFMSAALKGRAQPEFEAPSGIVEVRIDPASGKAVADGAGGVPEPFKQGTEPVLADAEKKQVEVQDLFMQ; encoded by the coding sequence ATGAGCGAGCCCGGCGAACCCCACAAGCCGCCCGAGGAGCCCTCCTCGCGCGTGGTCCTCGACGGGCTGCCGCCCGAGCGCCCGCTGCGCCGGCGGCTCCTCCGCTGGGGGCTGTTCGCCGGGATCGCGGCGGTGAACGCCGCGGTCGTGGCCGCGGTGGTGGGCTGGTTCGTGTTCTCGCGCGGCCTGCCGGACGTCCCCACGCTGGAGCAGTACCGCCCGCCCATCATCACCGAGATGATCTCGGCCGACGGTCAGATCGCGGGCGAGTTCTTCGTGGAGCGCCGCAAGGTCGTCCCCTACGCGCGCATCCCGAAGCGTGTCATCCAGGCGTTCATCGCCTCGGAGGACAAGAACTTCTTCGAGCACGGCGGCATCGACCTGCTCGGCACGCTCCGCGCCGCGGTGAAGACCTACGTGCTCCGCTCGCGCATCCAGGGCGCGTCCACGCTCACGCAGCAGACCGCCAAGGCGCTCCTCATCAGCGCCGAGGGGTTCGAGCGCGGCACCGAGCGCAGCCTGCGCCGCAAGATCCGCGAGCTGATCCTGGCGCGGCGCCTCGAGGCGCGGTTCACGAAGGAGCAGATCCTCTGGATCTACCTGAACGGCGTGTACCTCGGGCACCACAGCTACGGGGTGCAGTCGGCCGCGGAGAACTACTACCGGAAGAACGTCGAGGACCTGACGCTGGAGGAGGCGGCGCTCATCGCCGGGCTGCCGCAGGCGCCCTCGCGCTACTCGCCGTTCTCGCGGCCCGAGGCGGCCGCGGAGCGGCGGCGCTACGTGCTGCGCCGCATGGCCGAGGAGGGGATGATCACCGAGGCCGAGCGGCGCAGCGCCGAGAAGGCCGAGGTGAAGGTCTTCGGCGTGGACGACGTGTTCCGCGAGACCGCGCCGTTCTACGTGGAGACGGTGCGGCGGCAGGTGGTGGACCGCTACGGCAACGAGCGGCTGCTGCACGACGGGCTGCGGGTCGAGATGGCGATGGACCTCGAGAAGCAGCGCGCCGCGCAGGCGGCGGTGCTGAAGGGGCTCGTCGAGGTGGACCAGCGGCAGGGCTACACCGGGCCGGTCGCGAAGGTGGCCGGCGCGGAGCGGACCGCGCTCGCCGCGCGGCTCGCGAAGGCCTGGCCGAAGGGCACGCTGCGGCCCGGCGACCACTGCGTCGGCATCGTGGACCGGGTGGACGACAAGGCGGGCGTCGTCGAGGTGGAGGTGGGCGAGACGCGCGGCGTGCTGCCCATCTCCGGCATGCGCTGGGCGCGCCGGCCGAACCCGGTGGTGTCCTACGCCGACGCGCTCCTCTCCCGGCCGTCGAGCGCGCTCCACGCCGGCGACGTGGTGGTGCTGAAGCGCGTCGAGCGCGCCGAGCTGCAGAAGAAGGAGGCGCAGCTCGGGGTGGGCCGGCCGAAGGACGTGCCCGAGGCCCCGGTGCTGTTCTCGCTCCAGCAGGACCCCACGCTGCAGGGGGCGCTGGTCGCGGTCGATCCCGGGACGGCGTACGTCACCGCCATGGTGGGCGGCTACGACTTCGAGGCGTCCGAGTTCAACCGCGCGTTCCAGGCCTGCCGCCAGCCGGGCTCGGCGTTCAAGCCGGTCGTCTACTCGGCCGCGGTGGAGAAGCTCGACTACACGCCGGCGACGATCCTCACCGACGCGCCCATCGTGTTCCGCGACGACGAGTCGAGCTGGAAGCCGCAGAACTACGGCGAGGACTTCAAGGGCGACGTCACCCTGCGCACCGCGCTCGTCAACTCGATGAACATCCCGGCGGTGAAGACCGCCGAGGCGCTCAACGCGAAGCTCGGGCCGGCGGGCCTGGGCGACTGGGCGAAGACGCTCGGGATCACCACGCCGGTGAAGCAGGAGCTGGGGAGCGCGCTCGGCTCGTCCTGCGTGACGCCGTGGGAGCTCACCAACGTGTACGCGCTGTTCGCGCGGTACGGCGAGAAGCGCCCCAGCACGTTCGTGAAGCGGGTGCTGGACCGGGACGGGCGCGTGCTCGAGGACCACGCCGACTACCGCGACCCGTGGGTCGGGCTCGACGAGCGGCTGGCGGGCGCGGTGGCCGAGGTGACGCGCCCGCGCGAGCAGGTGATGGACCCGCGCAGCGCCTACATCCTGGTGCGGCTGATGCGCGAGGTGGCGACGGTCGGCACCGGCGCGCGCGCCGCGGCGCTCGGGAAGCCGGCGGCGGGCAAGACCGGCACCACCAACGACTCGTTCGACACCTGGTTCATGGGGTTCACCCGCGACCTCGCCACCGGCGTGTGGCTCGGCTACGACGTGAACGTCACGCCGCTCGGCCGCTACGAGACCGGCGGCCACGCCGCGCTGCCCATCTGGCTCGACTTCATGTCGGCGGCGCTGAAGGGCCGGGCCCAGCCCGAGTTCGAGGCGCCGTCGGGGATCGTCGAGGTGCGGATCGACCCGGCCAGCGGCAAGGCCGTGGCGGACGGCGCCGGCGGCGTGCCCGAGCCGTTCAAGCAGGGGACCGAGCCCGTGCTCGCCGACGCCGAGAAGAAGCAGGTCGAGGTGCAGGACCTGTTCATGCAGTAG
- a CDS encoding methyl-accepting chemotaxis protein, producing MRPKLAHLGVKRILFLSIAGALAIAGVLTSIAVNREIHVALERAAAHRGEADARVYASALAPALAAGDPARIAARVDEDWDEESFAYVVVVREDWSIAARHLSRNLGRSAEEVVAWHQAAGGAAQPQAPGVLAFTRPVEGAAGGARAGYVLLGLDRDPLDAQAGRAGWYIFALLVGGGMVLAGLVYVFVSRLVLRPLDEMSAVARRVSDCDLTARSAQLGPDELGTLAESLNRIGENLAATLSRVQNVTGGVATVIDRISRTGSAVSSGAGTVSARVVDTSSSMSQMISSLKGIADNVEVLAQSAEESSSSILEMAATNDEVAENIQALAASVEETTAAIEQMTYSIKEVAKNIEDLSATTEETSSSMNEMDVSISQVESNANETARLSEQAQRDAESGAEALSRTLLGIDKIKESSKEAASVIEALGAKIAAIGNILNVIDDVAEQTNLLALNAAILAAQSGEHGKGFAVVADEIKDLAERTGASTKEISELIRAVQDQSRNAIQAMDRGVRNVEEGVRLGQETETALKKIQQSSQKSTQMVKAIARATLEQARGSKQVTMAINRIAETVQQIASATAEQARGSEQIMKSAEKMKAITKHVERSAQEQARGSKQITRAIESISEMVHHLNRAQKEQTKGSEQVMTAVVQIKQVAEAQTHSVRDLEAAIVDLASQAEVLRGEVRRFRI from the coding sequence ATGCGTCCAAAGCTCGCCCACCTCGGCGTGAAGCGGATCCTGTTCCTCTCCATCGCCGGCGCGCTGGCCATCGCCGGCGTGCTCACCTCGATCGCCGTGAACCGCGAGATCCACGTCGCGCTCGAGCGCGCCGCCGCGCACCGCGGGGAGGCCGACGCCCGCGTCTACGCCTCCGCGCTCGCGCCGGCGCTCGCGGCCGGCGACCCGGCGCGCATCGCGGCGCGCGTGGACGAGGACTGGGACGAGGAGTCGTTCGCGTACGTGGTGGTGGTCCGGGAGGACTGGTCCATCGCGGCCAGGCACCTCTCGCGCAACCTGGGCCGGAGCGCCGAGGAGGTGGTGGCGTGGCACCAGGCGGCGGGCGGCGCCGCGCAGCCCCAGGCGCCGGGCGTGCTCGCCTTCACGCGCCCGGTGGAGGGCGCGGCCGGCGGCGCGCGCGCCGGGTACGTGCTGCTCGGCCTCGACCGCGACCCGCTCGACGCGCAGGCCGGGCGCGCCGGCTGGTACATCTTCGCGCTGCTGGTGGGCGGCGGGATGGTGCTGGCCGGGCTCGTCTACGTGTTCGTCTCGCGGCTCGTGCTCCGGCCGCTCGACGAGATGAGCGCGGTGGCGCGCCGGGTCTCCGACTGCGACCTCACCGCCCGCTCCGCGCAGCTCGGCCCGGACGAGCTGGGGACGCTGGCCGAGTCGCTGAACCGGATCGGCGAGAACCTGGCCGCGACGCTCTCCCGCGTGCAGAACGTGACCGGCGGGGTGGCGACCGTCATCGACCGGATCTCGCGCACCGGCTCGGCGGTGTCCTCCGGCGCCGGCACCGTGTCGGCGCGGGTGGTGGACACCTCGTCGTCGATGAGCCAGATGATCTCGTCCTTGAAGGGCATCGCCGACAACGTCGAGGTGCTGGCCCAGAGCGCCGAGGAGTCCTCCTCGTCGATCCTGGAGATGGCCGCCACCAACGACGAGGTGGCCGAGAACATCCAGGCGCTGGCGGCCAGCGTGGAGGAGACCACCGCCGCGATCGAGCAGATGACCTACTCGATCAAGGAGGTGGCGAAGAACATCGAGGACCTGTCCGCCACCACCGAGGAGACGTCGTCCTCGATGAACGAGATGGACGTGTCCATCTCGCAGGTGGAGTCGAACGCGAACGAGACCGCGCGCCTCTCCGAGCAGGCGCAGCGCGACGCGGAGTCGGGGGCGGAGGCGCTCTCGCGCACGCTGCTCGGCATCGACAAGATCAAGGAGTCGTCCAAGGAGGCGGCCAGCGTCATCGAGGCGCTCGGCGCCAAGATCGCCGCCATCGGCAACATCCTCAACGTCATCGACGACGTGGCCGAGCAGACCAACCTGCTCGCGCTGAACGCCGCCATCCTGGCGGCGCAGTCGGGCGAGCACGGCAAGGGCTTCGCGGTGGTGGCCGACGAGATCAAGGACCTGGCCGAGCGCACCGGCGCGTCCACCAAGGAGATCTCCGAGCTCATCCGCGCGGTGCAGGACCAGTCGCGCAACGCCATCCAGGCGATGGACCGCGGCGTCCGCAACGTCGAGGAGGGCGTGCGGCTCGGGCAGGAGACCGAGACCGCCCTGAAGAAGATCCAGCAGTCGAGCCAGAAGTCCACGCAGATGGTGAAGGCCATCGCGCGGGCCACGCTCGAGCAGGCGCGCGGGTCGAAGCAGGTGACCATGGCCATCAACCGCATCGCCGAGACGGTGCAGCAGATCGCGAGCGCGACCGCCGAGCAGGCGCGCGGCTCCGAGCAGATCATGAAGAGCGCCGAGAAGATGAAGGCGATCACCAAGCACGTGGAGCGCTCGGCGCAGGAGCAGGCGCGCGGCTCGAAGCAGATCACCCGCGCCATCGAGTCGATCTCGGAGATGGTCCACCACCTGAACCGCGCCCAGAAGGAGCAGACCAAGGGCTCCGAGCAGGTGATGACGGCGGTGGTGCAGATCAAGCAGGTGGCCGAGGCGCAGACGCACTCGGTCCGCGACCTCGAGGCCGCGATCGTGGACCTCGCCTCGCAGGCGGAGGTGCTCCGCGGCGAGGTGAGGCGATTCAGGATTTAG
- a CDS encoding EVE domain-containing protein produces MAYWLLKTEPGTYAWSDLVADGTTPWTGVANPQAQANLRAMKAGDRAIVYHSGEKRAVGIAEVVRTAYPDPTAGGELVCVDVKAVEPLPAPVPLEALKLEPAFEGSVLLRQGRLSVVPLAPAEWRDLAALADVIARTGGLRRKARF; encoded by the coding sequence ATGGCCTACTGGCTGCTGAAGACCGAGCCCGGCACCTACGCGTGGTCCGACCTCGTCGCCGATGGGACCACCCCGTGGACCGGCGTCGCCAACCCGCAGGCCCAGGCGAACCTCCGGGCCATGAAGGCGGGCGATCGCGCGATCGTCTACCACTCCGGCGAGAAGCGCGCGGTGGGGATCGCCGAGGTGGTGCGGACCGCCTACCCCGACCCGACCGCCGGCGGCGAGCTGGTCTGCGTGGACGTGAAGGCGGTCGAGCCGCTCCCGGCGCCCGTGCCGCTCGAGGCGCTGAAGCTGGAGCCCGCGTTCGAGGGCTCGGTCCTGCTCAGGCAGGGCAGGCTGTCGGTGGTGCCGCTCGCGCCGGCGGAGTGGCGCGACCTCGCCGCGCTCGCCGACGTCATCGCCCGCACCGGCGGGCTGCGGCGCAAGGCGCGGTTCTGA